A window from Candidatus Bathyarchaeota archaeon A05DMB-5 encodes these proteins:
- a CDS encoding TRAM domain-containing protein, translating to MAPVKENQEIEVVIDDIGSRGDGVARIQNFLIFVPNSKIGERVKVVIRSVHEKFAVAERIA from the coding sequence ATGGCGCCTGTCAAAGAGAATCAGGAAATAGAAGTTGTCATCGACGATATTGGAAGCAGAGGTGACGGAGTAGCTAGAATACAGAACTTTTTGATTTTTGTTCCAAACAGCAAAATAGGCGAACGCGTTAAGGTCGTAATTCGCTCGGTTCATGAGAAATTTGCAGTCGCGGAAAGAATAGCTTAG
- a CDS encoding ABC transporter ATP-binding protein, producing MKTLLEAHDVKKAYRMGKVHVPALRGVSFEVKKDEFLTIFGPSGSGKSTLLHLIGGLDRPDEGKIIIDGFNILEMSGDKLAELRLTRIGFVFQFFNLLPRLTALRNVELPLSIAGVPEKEAVEKAKEMLTLVGLETRMNHKPTELSGGEQQRVAIARALINNPKIVLADEPTGNLDTKTGWEIVQLMKKLNEEKGQTFIVVTHDLHIAETADRIIHLKDGLIEAIKEAPRGNKR from the coding sequence ATGAAAACTCTGCTTGAAGCTCATGATGTCAAGAAAGCTTATCGAATGGGCAAAGTGCATGTTCCAGCTTTGCGTGGAGTAAGTTTTGAAGTCAAGAAAGACGAATTTTTAACAATTTTCGGGCCTTCTGGCAGTGGAAAATCAACTCTGCTACATTTGATTGGAGGGTTAGACCGTCCGGACGAAGGAAAAATCATTATCGACGGCTTTAACATTCTTGAGATGAGCGGTGACAAGTTGGCTGAGCTTCGTTTGACCAGAATAGGGTTTGTTTTTCAATTTTTCAATTTACTACCAAGATTGACTGCATTAAGGAATGTTGAGTTGCCACTCTCGATTGCGGGTGTGCCAGAGAAGGAAGCGGTGGAAAAAGCAAAAGAAATGCTAACGCTTGTGGGACTGGAAACTCGCATGAATCATAAACCCACAGAGCTAAGCGGGGGAGAACAACAGCGAGTAGCAATTGCACGGGCTTTAATAAATAATCCAAAAATCGTGTTAGCAGACGAGCCAACTGGAAATCTCGATACCAAAACGGGCTGGGAAATAGTCCAGCTAATGAAAAAGCTGAACGAAGAGAAAGGACAAACCTTCATAGTTGTCACTCACGACCTGCACATCGCAGAAACTGCAGACCGCATAATACACCTCAAAGACGGCTTAATAGAAGCAATAAAAGAAGCGCCGAGAGGGAATAAACGATGA
- a CDS encoding DUF3795 domain-containing protein encodes MARVIKKTIYPLTYHALNMIDKNSLRFVTYCGLYCRLCAQHARITRQASQLQQTLQEEGYGDFYQHFPEMKNAFPQFSQFLEKLAKFDCTCRSGKGGPSNCEIRKCARQRRITVCPRCREYPCQHIQKLAECYPTLIQDGKRLQKIGVHKWMEEQEQRVKRGISYSDWKAK; translated from the coding sequence ATGGCAAGAGTCATCAAGAAAACTATTTATCCTTTAACCTACCATGCCCTAAACATGATTGACAAAAATTCGCTCCGTTTTGTAACCTATTGTGGCTTATACTGCAGACTGTGCGCTCAGCACGCTCGCATAACACGCCAAGCAAGCCAACTCCAACAAACGCTACAAGAAGAAGGGTATGGGGATTTTTACCAACACTTTCCAGAAATGAAAAATGCCTTTCCACAATTCTCGCAATTTCTGGAGAAACTTGCAAAGTTCGATTGCACATGCAGGTCAGGTAAAGGTGGACCTTCAAATTGTGAAATCCGCAAATGTGCCCGACAAAGGAGAATTACTGTTTGCCCACGGTGCAGAGAATACCCATGCCAGCACATTCAGAAACTGGCAGAATGCTATCCGACTCTCATTCAAGACGGAAAACGCCTGCAAAAGATAGGCGTCCACAAATGGATGGAGGAACAAGAACAAAGAGTCAAACGAGGCATAAGCTATTCCGACTGGAAAGCTAAATAA
- a CDS encoding TRAM domain-containing protein — protein MSERRSFGPRRGGFRGRGGGSRFPPKPVEIGKEYEVDIQETSRRGEGIARIQGLVTFVPNTKPGEHVTIKITRISRRFAEAEVVGKGEAETEEKEEE, from the coding sequence ATGAGTGAAAGAAGAAGCTTCGGTCCGAGAAGAGGAGGATTCAGAGGAAGAGGCGGAGGAAGCAGATTCCCACCGAAACCAGTAGAAATCGGCAAAGAATACGAAGTTGACATACAAGAAACAAGCCGACGTGGCGAAGGAATAGCCCGAATTCAGGGCTTAGTGACTTTCGTACCGAACACTAAACCAGGCGAACACGTCACGATTAAAATAACAAGGATAAGCAGAAGATTTGCAGAAGCCGAAGTTGTTGGAAAAGGAGAAGCAGAAACCGAAGAAAAAGAAGAAGAGTAA
- a CDS encoding SDR family oxidoreductase has translation MTGSAAGIGKAIAYRFAEAGADLELVDISEEGLNAVKEELKQFKVHINIHKVDLSKKEEIDALWKRLEGKEPDILVNNAGIYPSKSFLEVDEAFLQKVMDVNLNSVFWMCQHMIRSRLKKGGVIINVGSIEAVMPLKEELSHYSISKAGVMVLTRALASEYGKHGFRINVLVPGGVWTPGTKSLAKEALQFKFKVVKTGIEYGIRNPLGRLVKPDEIARMALVLASDLSSYVHGTLITVDGGFLSA, from the coding sequence ATTACTGGTTCAGCCGCGGGCATTGGCAAAGCCATAGCCTACAGGTTTGCTGAAGCAGGCGCTGATTTGGAACTCGTCGACATCAGCGAAGAGGGCTTAAACGCTGTAAAAGAAGAGCTTAAACAGTTTAAGGTGCACATAAACATTCACAAAGTTGACCTTTCTAAGAAAGAAGAGATAGATGCTTTATGGAAGAGGTTGGAAGGCAAAGAACCAGATATATTGGTCAATAACGCGGGCATTTACCCTTCCAAGTCTTTTCTCGAAGTGGACGAAGCCTTTCTGCAGAAGGTGATGGATGTTAATTTGAATTCGGTTTTTTGGATGTGCCAGCACATGATAAGAAGTAGATTGAAAAAGGGCGGAGTAATAATAAACGTTGGTTCTATTGAGGCTGTAATGCCTCTGAAAGAAGAGCTTAGCCACTATAGCATTAGCAAGGCTGGAGTCATGGTGCTTACGAGAGCCTTAGCAAGCGAATACGGCAAACACGGGTTCAGAATAAACGTGCTTGTGCCGGGTGGAGTTTGGACGCCAGGAACAAAAAGTTTGGCAAAAGAAGCGTTGCAGTTCAAGTTTAAAGTGGTGAAAACTGGCATAGAATATGGCATTAGGAACCCGCTGGGCAGACTTGTTAAGCCAGATGAAATTGCACGTATGGCTTTGGTTCTTGCAAGCGATTTATCCAGTTACGTGCATGGCACATTAATAACTGTTGACGGAGGATTCCTATCCGCATAA
- a CDS encoding 2-oxoacid:ferredoxin oxidoreductase subunit beta, translating to MALKMSDFKTDVFVDWCPGCGNFGILTAMQMAFAELGLEPHSIVIVSGIGCSGKPPHFIKAYGVHTLHGRTLPFAQGIKVANPELEVIAVGGDGDGLGIGAGHFVNAGRRNVDMVYLIHDNGVYGLTKGQASPTLKLGLKTKSLSKPNINEGVNPLALAVMAGYTFVARAYAYDTKHLKDMIKHAIQHKGLAFVDILQPCPTYNDINTKEWYAGMDRINPKTGKPNPRLYKLDETGYEPVVHEPTEDFKKKMAALEKAQKWGDKIPIGIFYQNELVPTFQERLTQRIPFYLSNPPAKQKISEEIGSPIAILEQFFEELKTS from the coding sequence ATGGCTCTTAAAATGTCAGATTTCAAAACAGACGTTTTCGTTGACTGGTGCCCAGGATGCGGCAACTTTGGCATACTCACTGCCATGCAGATGGCTTTTGCCGAGCTTGGATTAGAACCACATAGCATTGTGATAGTTTCCGGAATAGGCTGTTCTGGCAAACCGCCACATTTCATTAAAGCCTATGGAGTTCACACACTTCACGGTAGAACCTTGCCTTTCGCTCAAGGAATTAAAGTGGCGAATCCAGAGTTGGAAGTGATAGCTGTGGGTGGAGACGGCGACGGCTTAGGCATAGGCGCTGGACATTTTGTGAATGCTGGAAGGCGCAATGTGGACATGGTTTATTTGATTCATGATAATGGCGTTTACGGGTTAACCAAGGGACAAGCTTCTCCAACATTAAAGCTGGGCTTAAAAACAAAGTCTCTTTCAAAACCAAACATAAACGAGGGCGTGAACCCCCTTGCTTTAGCGGTTATGGCTGGCTACACTTTCGTTGCAAGAGCGTACGCTTACGACACAAAACACTTGAAAGACATGATAAAACACGCTATTCAACACAAGGGACTAGCCTTCGTGGATATTCTGCAACCGTGCCCCACATACAACGACATAAACACTAAAGAATGGTATGCTGGCATGGACAGAATAAACCCCAAAACTGGAAAACCAAACCCGAGACTTTACAAACTAGACGAAACTGGCTACGAGCCGGTTGTGCATGAGCCAACTGAAGATTTCAAAAAGAAAATGGCTGCTCTTGAAAAGGCTCAAAAATGGGGCGACAAAATTCCAATAGGCATATTCTACCAAAACGAGCTTGTACCAACCTTCCAAGAACGCCTCACTCAAAGAATACCCTTCTACCTTAGCAATCCTCCTGCAAAACAGAAAATCAGCGAAGAAATTGGTTCTCCAATAGCAATTTTAGAGCAGTTCTTTGAAGAGTTAAAAACTTCTTAA
- a CDS encoding DNA-binding protein, protein MKIKELRNGMKNVTVEAKVTEKSDPREVLSRFKDETYKVATAIIADETGTIKLTLWNEQINQVNINDTVKVENGYITSFRGEIQLNVGKYGKLTVE, encoded by the coding sequence TTGAAAATAAAAGAATTGCGAAACGGCATGAAGAACGTTACAGTAGAAGCCAAAGTAACAGAAAAATCAGACCCACGCGAAGTTCTGTCAAGATTCAAAGACGAAACATACAAGGTTGCAACAGCAATAATCGCAGACGAAACAGGCACAATAAAACTGACGTTATGGAACGAACAAATCAACCAAGTAAACATCAACGACACAGTCAAAGTGGAAAACGGCTACATAACAAGCTTCCGAGGAGAAATCCAGCTGAATGTAGGAAAATACGGAAAACTAACAGTTGAATAA
- a CDS encoding ferritin yields the protein MASKELLKMLNDGIARELQVAIQYMWQHVQWGGVKGFAVQDELKKIAITEMKHAEAIAERLYYLGETPTTKPTEIVVGKTLKQMIQRDIKDEENAIALYKKIIEQARKEKDQTTEILFMNILKDEEEHHDTFTTLFEDLR from the coding sequence TTGGCTTCTAAAGAATTGTTGAAAATGTTGAATGACGGTATAGCAAGAGAATTGCAAGTTGCGATTCAGTATATGTGGCAGCACGTTCAATGGGGCGGCGTTAAAGGCTTCGCGGTGCAGGATGAGCTGAAGAAGATAGCGATAACCGAGATGAAGCACGCTGAAGCCATTGCTGAAAGACTTTATTATTTAGGTGAAACACCGACGACGAAGCCAACTGAAATTGTTGTGGGTAAAACGCTTAAGCAGATGATACAACGCGACATAAAGGACGAAGAAAACGCGATAGCGCTTTATAAGAAAATAATCGAGCAAGCGCGCAAAGAGAAGGACCAAACAACCGAAATACTCTTCATGAACATTTTGAAAGACGAAGAAGAACACCACGACACATTCACGACTCTGTTTGAAGACCTAAGGTAA
- a CDS encoding 2-oxoacid:acceptor oxidoreductase subunit alpha codes for MVREELNWMAGGPQGSGVDSAANIFGRACGYGGLYVYGRREYHSNIKGLHSYFHLRVSTCEVSANVNDVDLLAAFDAETVVRHINEVVPNGGIIVDKDQVNTKIFSIPTLPYEFKKEYRQFLEKKGWGDGLSDLLSEAEKAGIHVFRIPYMDLLKEVAAKLGIEQLSKVTRMINVLTLGISFGLLDYDAALVEKAIASIFAEKPKIVNMNVLAFQTSYTYTKQTFGNGFEHKLEKTDTTEKRIFLSGNQAVALGKVLGGCRIQTYYPITPAADESEYLEAHEIIQTKTGDEKGAIVVIQTEDEIAAVNMASGAALTGTRAATSTSGPGFSLMVEGLAWAGNNEVPVVITYYQRGAPSTGLPTRHGQDDLRFAIHAGHGEFPRIVLASGDIRECFYDAAIAFNYAERYQLPVIHLVDKALGNSSQTYPIFDFSQFKIERGDILDEAKLQGIEYKRFKFTENGISPRVFLGTKNGVHWYTGDEHNEFGHISEESPNRTMMVEKRMKKLEAIENEVPIEEKVNFFGDKNAKNMIVSWGSSKGAVLEALGMLSKEGFSLGFLQVRMVHPLPKEYIADVLKNTEKVIDIEMNYSGQLGGIITEKTRIPMSYHILKYNGRPMTTTEVYEALKRILLNQAPKRQVLTYGS; via the coding sequence ATGGTAAGAGAGGAACTTAACTGGATGGCAGGTGGACCACAAGGCAGCGGCGTCGATTCAGCCGCGAACATTTTTGGAAGAGCTTGCGGTTACGGAGGCTTGTATGTTTACGGCAGAAGAGAATATCACTCAAACATTAAGGGACTGCACAGCTATTTTCATTTAAGAGTTTCAACTTGTGAAGTTTCGGCAAACGTTAATGATGTAGATTTGCTTGCGGCATTTGACGCGGAAACGGTTGTCAGACACATAAACGAAGTTGTTCCAAACGGCGGAATAATAGTTGACAAAGACCAAGTTAACACAAAAATATTCAGCATACCTACCTTGCCTTACGAATTCAAAAAAGAATATCGGCAGTTTTTGGAGAAAAAAGGCTGGGGCGACGGTTTAAGCGATTTACTCTCTGAAGCAGAAAAAGCAGGCATTCACGTGTTTCGTATTCCTTACATGGATTTGTTGAAGGAAGTCGCAGCAAAATTGGGCATTGAACAGTTGAGCAAGGTTACTCGAATGATAAACGTTTTAACACTTGGCATCTCCTTCGGGTTGCTAGATTATGACGCTGCTCTTGTAGAAAAGGCGATTGCGTCGATTTTTGCAGAAAAACCCAAAATTGTAAATATGAACGTTTTAGCCTTCCAAACATCCTACACATATACCAAACAAACCTTTGGCAACGGTTTCGAACACAAACTCGAAAAAACCGATACAACCGAAAAACGGATTTTCCTATCTGGGAACCAAGCAGTAGCGCTTGGTAAAGTCTTAGGCGGGTGTAGAATACAAACCTATTATCCAATAACTCCCGCTGCAGACGAAAGCGAATATTTAGAAGCTCACGAAATCATACAAACAAAAACTGGGGATGAAAAAGGCGCCATAGTTGTCATTCAAACGGAAGATGAAATTGCAGCGGTCAACATGGCTTCTGGAGCAGCCTTAACTGGAACCAGAGCAGCAACTTCCACGTCTGGACCTGGTTTTTCGCTCATGGTTGAAGGCTTAGCTTGGGCTGGAAACAACGAAGTGCCAGTTGTCATCACATATTATCAACGAGGTGCGCCTTCCACTGGTTTACCGACGCGGCATGGACAAGACGACTTGCGATTTGCCATTCACGCTGGACACGGCGAATTTCCGCGGATAGTGCTTGCGTCTGGTGATATTCGTGAATGTTTTTATGACGCTGCAATTGCGTTTAATTACGCTGAAAGGTATCAGTTGCCAGTTATCCATTTGGTTGATAAAGCTCTCGGCAACAGTTCCCAAACGTATCCAATCTTTGACTTCAGCCAATTTAAGATTGAGCGAGGCGATATTCTCGATGAAGCAAAACTTCAAGGCATAGAATACAAACGGTTCAAATTCACAGAAAATGGCATTTCTCCACGAGTTTTTCTAGGAACAAAAAATGGCGTGCATTGGTACACGGGCGATGAGCATAACGAGTTTGGGCACATAAGCGAGGAATCTCCCAACAGAACAATGATGGTTGAGAAACGCATGAAAAAGCTTGAGGCAATAGAAAATGAAGTGCCAATTGAAGAGAAAGTCAACTTTTTCGGAGACAAAAACGCGAAGAACATGATTGTCAGTTGGGGTTCTTCGAAAGGTGCAGTTCTCGAAGCCCTTGGCATGTTATCAAAAGAAGGTTTCAGTTTAGGTTTTCTGCAAGTTCGGATGGTGCATCCCCTTCCCAAAGAATATATCGCTGATGTTTTGAAAAACACCGAAAAAGTCATTGATATAGAAATGAATTATTCTGGACAGCTTGGAGGAATAATTACGGAAAAAACAAGAATTCCAATGAGTTATCATATTTTAAAGTATAATGGGCGTCCCATGACAACGACCGAAGTGTATGAAGCATTAAAGCGTATTCTGCTTAATCAAGCTCCAAAAAGGCAGGTGTTAACCTATGGCTCTTAA
- a CDS encoding 3'-phosphoesterase, with translation MSLKEYERKRRFNRTSEPKGEVKMSEGNIYVVQKHAATHLHYDLRLEMDGVLKSWAVPKEPPLTVGVRRLAVQVEDHPIDYASFEGTIPEGEYGAGTVEIWDKGTYKMIDQKEDKLIVEINGNKLKGVYVLVRFKDQKNWLFFKKK, from the coding sequence ATGAGCCTAAAAGAATATGAGAGAAAACGGAGGTTCAATAGAACAAGCGAGCCGAAGGGTGAAGTAAAAATGAGCGAGGGAAACATTTACGTTGTTCAGAAGCACGCTGCAACACATTTGCATTACGACCTACGTTTAGAAATGGATGGAGTACTGAAAAGTTGGGCAGTGCCTAAAGAGCCGCCTCTAACGGTTGGCGTTCGAAGATTAGCCGTCCAAGTTGAAGACCACCCAATTGACTATGCAAGTTTTGAAGGCACGATTCCTGAAGGCGAGTATGGCGCTGGCACGGTGGAAATCTGGGACAAAGGCACCTACAAAATGATAGACCAAAAAGAAGACAAGCTCATTGTGGAAATCAACGGCAACAAACTGAAGGGCGTATATGTGCTGGTGAGGTTTAAAGACCAGAAAAACTGGCTTTTCTTCAAAAAGAAATGA
- a CDS encoding APC family permease produces the protein MASSKPGLFAREATGLVREIGFTLGVIIILSHVIGLGWQKRAFQFTGPMPMPTDWMPLGLPAIFWAFLICGFIVLITGYAAGYVAAAMPRSGGGYVTISRVIHPSIGYMSGWLMFLAEAFSYGLIGVAVFEGIETFFGIAMAPTAFDFGVAGRFLGGLVIVWIFAVIALLGTKLYGRLMEVIFYIPAAITIIFFAMWIAGAMNPTAIATGVENVMGAPPTTFEAVANATGMTANPVGFFDAFSVALGGAFWAYMGWYATTFLAGEVKEANKKLPQVLLVAGLLIMVVYLLASSLSAIAAMNVEPYTDAEGHQWSFFQAYAWLSYPPSSIKSTVVAARDAAIPNFKGAWSTGLASIIANGMGISWLPMLIAIGAVLWVANDIPPFLLVASRTFFAMSFDRMMPEKFSYVSERWHAPVWAILITAIFAIPACMAEADFPAGAASYLAFAGVVGTDIFDAFFLTMFCISCMLLPLERKEIYDRAAVKHSIGAVVTLGFVATLGGAFCLYIFIKESPWIWSLFTTGAETADIISAIGFFGCIIAGILLYLGFMYRNTTKGVDMRTLYLSIPPE, from the coding sequence ATGGCCTCAAGTAAGCCTGGACTTTTTGCTAGGGAAGCAACTGGACTCGTAAGAGAAATTGGATTCACTTTGGGTGTCATCATCATCCTTAGCCATGTCATCGGCTTAGGATGGCAGAAACGCGCATTCCAATTCACCGGACCAATGCCAATGCCAACGGATTGGATGCCATTAGGACTTCCTGCAATATTCTGGGCATTCCTCATCTGCGGCTTCATCGTGCTTATCACTGGATACGCAGCAGGCTACGTTGCGGCGGCGATGCCAAGGTCGGGCGGTGGCTATGTTACTATATCGAGAGTTATCCACCCGTCGATAGGCTATATGTCTGGATGGCTGATGTTCCTTGCAGAAGCGTTTAGCTACGGATTAATTGGTGTCGCGGTTTTCGAGGGAATCGAAACATTCTTCGGCATTGCAATGGCTCCAACAGCCTTTGATTTCGGTGTTGCTGGGCGTTTCCTTGGGGGTCTCGTGATAGTCTGGATATTTGCAGTAATCGCGCTTCTAGGAACAAAGCTGTATGGACGATTGATGGAAGTCATATTCTATATACCCGCAGCAATTACAATCATATTCTTTGCGATGTGGATAGCTGGTGCAATGAATCCTACAGCAATCGCAACTGGCGTTGAAAATGTGATGGGTGCCCCGCCAACTACGTTCGAGGCAGTTGCAAATGCCACAGGTATGACAGCCAACCCCGTCGGCTTCTTTGACGCCTTCTCAGTTGCGCTTGGTGGAGCCTTTTGGGCTTACATGGGTTGGTATGCCACAACGTTCTTGGCTGGCGAAGTTAAAGAAGCGAACAAAAAACTTCCTCAAGTGCTTTTGGTCGCGGGGCTCCTCATAATGGTAGTTTATCTGTTGGCCTCATCGCTTTCAGCAATTGCAGCAATGAATGTAGAACCTTACACGGATGCTGAAGGACATCAATGGAGCTTTTTCCAAGCATACGCTTGGCTAAGTTACCCACCAAGCAGCATTAAAAGTACTGTTGTAGCCGCGAGAGATGCTGCCATACCCAATTTCAAAGGTGCGTGGAGCACTGGTCTTGCATCTATAATTGCTAATGGCATGGGTATAAGCTGGCTTCCAATGCTCATAGCGATAGGTGCTGTACTCTGGGTTGCCAATGACATTCCACCATTCCTGCTTGTTGCTTCTAGAACCTTCTTTGCCATGTCGTTTGACAGAATGATGCCCGAAAAGTTCTCTTACGTCAGCGAAAGATGGCACGCCCCAGTGTGGGCAATATTAATCACAGCTATCTTTGCCATTCCAGCATGTATGGCAGAGGCTGACTTTCCAGCAGGAGCAGCGAGCTATTTGGCTTTTGCAGGTGTCGTCGGAACAGACATTTTTGACGCGTTCTTCCTAACAATGTTCTGTATATCTTGCATGTTGCTTCCGCTAGAAAGAAAGGAAATCTACGACCGTGCAGCTGTCAAGCATTCGATAGGCGCAGTTGTCACTTTAGGATTTGTTGCGACACTTGGCGGAGCCTTCTGTCTTTACATCTTCATAAAAGAGTCACCGTGGATATGGTCTCTGTTTACAACCGGAGCAGAAACTGCAGACATTATAAGCGCAATTGGGTTCTTCGGTTGCATAATCGCGGGAATACTGTTGTATCTAGGGTTCATGTATCGCAACACAACAAAGGGCGTTGACATGCGGACGCTGTACCTCAGCATCCCACCAGAATAG
- a CDS encoding ABC transporter permease, which yields MRLNKILAMAWENMTQRKLRTSLTTLGVVIGITAIISLASLGEGFRLGVKERMEQGFELNVLIVIPGSFTSGLMGSFTPQDVANIRENVTGVEIVTPIITLPQVKLNNTQTNEGLNAITVGAVNFSEMRQIFPDRFIPLAGELPSQEENDTTVLGFRTCYLNDVTPIVNVGENVTLQIDVSGIPINKTLQVAAILNKGGTSGITNFDYWAFIPLNAVPAPINEKYNIILVKVSNPEKSEQIARDIENTFENPYSISILVPIAFMRQVDRILNFVQLFLMAIASISLLVAGIGIMNIMTVSVMERTREIGILKAIGAKSRTVLGMFLAEAVLIGIIGGLIGMFTGYGISYGLAYMLSSFMQPQQQQDTIFRTPETHGMNINPAFSPEWTIIAFVFAIIVCIIFGLYPARKAAKLNPVEALRYE from the coding sequence ATGAGGCTGAACAAAATTTTAGCTATGGCATGGGAAAACATGACCCAGCGAAAACTACGCACCTCACTAACCACCCTAGGCGTTGTGATAGGCATAACAGCAATAATCAGTTTAGCTTCCTTAGGCGAAGGATTCAGATTAGGCGTAAAAGAACGCATGGAACAAGGATTTGAACTAAACGTGCTAATAGTAATTCCAGGAAGCTTCACATCAGGACTCATGGGAAGCTTTACACCACAAGATGTCGCAAACATTCGGGAAAACGTTACAGGCGTGGAAATTGTCACTCCAATAATAACGTTGCCACAAGTAAAATTGAATAACACACAAACGAATGAAGGCTTAAACGCCATAACAGTAGGCGCCGTGAATTTCTCAGAAATGCGCCAAATCTTCCCAGACAGGTTTATTCCATTAGCAGGAGAATTACCAAGCCAGGAAGAAAACGACACAACTGTTTTGGGATTCAGAACTTGCTATTTGAATGATGTGACACCGATTGTCAATGTAGGCGAAAATGTAACTTTGCAAATTGACGTTTCTGGAATACCAATAAATAAAACTCTTCAAGTTGCTGCGATACTAAATAAAGGCGGGACTTCGGGAATCACAAATTTTGATTACTGGGCATTTATACCATTAAATGCGGTGCCCGCTCCAATCAATGAAAAATACAATATAATTTTAGTCAAAGTTTCCAACCCGGAAAAATCAGAACAAATCGCGAGAGATATAGAGAACACTTTTGAAAATCCATATTCCATAAGCATACTTGTGCCGATAGCTTTCATGCGTCAAGTGGACCGAATTCTAAATTTTGTTCAACTGTTTCTGATGGCTATAGCTTCAATTTCTTTGCTTGTGGCAGGAATTGGCATAATGAACATCATGACGGTTTCAGTGATGGAGCGAACCCGCGAAATTGGAATTTTGAAGGCTATCGGAGCGAAAAGTCGAACTGTACTAGGCATGTTTCTCGCTGAAGCTGTGCTGATAGGAATAATAGGCGGCTTGATAGGCATGTTTACTGGATATGGAATCTCCTACGGACTAGCCTATATGCTGTCAAGTTTTATGCAACCACAACAACAGCAAGACACTATTTTCAGAACACCTGAAACCCATGGAATGAACATAAACCCAGCATTTTCACCAGAATGGACAATAATAGCCTTTGTCTTCGCAATCATCGTGTGCATAATCTTCGGTTTGTACCCTGCCAGAAAAGCAGCCAAACTAAACCCAGTTGAAGCTTTACGTTATGAATAA
- a CDS encoding HAD family hydrolase encodes MEKLVAGDKIIECKLVIFDKNGTLVNQHLLLLELAKARKNAIEKHGGKTVSELWERIVGVDLKNEKIDHGGPLGTAPRREEILIAAEAFYLSGYSWSEAKQSAQRAYDEADGSIQSPYGSVLLEGVAEALKRLKQSGLKLAIASTDTHKRTVESFKTLEIAHFFDAVVGSDDVMNGKPSPDMVLEILKKTESKPSNTVIVGDSVSDMQMGRNAKLKACIGVLTGFTSQEKLEQVADVVVSSVSKLYVL; translated from the coding sequence ATGGAAAAGTTAGTTGCAGGAGACAAAATAATAGAATGCAAGTTGGTAATTTTTGACAAGAACGGCACTCTTGTCAATCAGCATTTGTTGTTGTTGGAACTGGCTAAAGCACGCAAAAACGCAATTGAAAAACATGGTGGAAAGACCGTTTCTGAGTTATGGGAGAGAATTGTCGGTGTTGATTTGAAGAATGAGAAAATAGACCACGGTGGACCTTTGGGAACTGCTCCAAGACGTGAAGAGATTTTGATTGCGGCTGAAGCTTTCTATCTGAGTGGCTATTCGTGGAGTGAAGCTAAGCAGTCGGCTCAGAGAGCTTATGATGAGGCTGACGGTTCAATCCAGTCTCCTTATGGTTCAGTTCTTTTAGAAGGCGTAGCGGAGGCTCTTAAACGGTTAAAGCAAAGCGGCTTAAAACTTGCAATTGCTTCCACAGACACTCACAAGCGCACGGTGGAATCGTTCAAAACCTTGGAGATAGCGCACTTTTTTGATGCGGTAGTTGGAAGTGACGACGTTATGAATGGGAAGCCTTCACCTGACATGGTGCTTGAAATCTTAAAAAAGACAGAATCTAAGCCAAGCAACACTGTTATTGTTGGAGATTCCGTGTCGGACATGCAGATGGGTAGAAACGCGAAGCTAAAGGCGTGTATTGGCGTTTTGACTGGTTTTACTTCTCAAGAAAAGCTTGAGCAAGTAGCAGACGTGGTTGTTTCTTCAGTTTCTAAATTATATGTGCTCTAA